The genomic DNA GTCCCACGGCGGCCCGAAGGCGTGCCGGTCCGGGTACAGCTCCGCCCAGACGCCGTCCTCGTCCTCCTCGATCAGCAGGCCGAACAGGACGCCGTCGACGGTGCGTTGGAAGGGGCGGACCGCGATGTCGGTGTAGCTGCGGCGGGGCAGGGCGCGGAGCAGTTTCGCCAGGTGGATGCGGGCCTGGGAGAGGACCGAGTCGTCGCCGTGCGGGGCGCGCTGCTGCTCGGCCCAGGTGCCGGCGCACCAGATCTCCGAGTCGCGGTACCGGCCCGCGGCGTCGAAGGTGTGGAGCACCGTGTAGAGACGTTTCTGCTCTTCCCAGCCGTCGTCGGGACGGAAGCCTTGGGGGAACGCGTAGGTGACCGACGCCAGGAACTGGCCGTCCGCGTAGCGGCCCACGGCACCGCTGCGCTGATTCGGCTCGTAGGCGATCGGAATGACCTCGGGGACTGCCATGGCGGAACCTTACGGGTTGGCGCGAACACGTCTACGTCGGGGGCCGTCACCGAGCCCGCATGACCTCGCTGAGTTGGCCCTGGGCCAATGGTGGCACCGCGATGGGATGCGCCGCACCAGCCCGCAGACCGTCGAGGAAGAACGCCAGGCAGCGGCGCCAGGCGTCGGGCGCGATCGCCATCGACTCCCGGATCACCTGGGACATCGCCCAGATCAGGGTGACCAGGTCCTCCGGCTGGAAATCGGGGCGCAACTGCCCGCTGTCCCGGGCCCGTTGGATGATCAGCTCCGCGCGCCGGAAGCCGCGGTGACAGGCCTGTTCGACCTCCCCCGCGGGCCGGAACCGTTGCGCCAGCGCGTCGTTGAGGCCGTGGTCCTCGGCCTGCAGCGCGAAGAGCCCCTCCAGGTACCCGACGAACCCGTCCCAGGGGTCCGGGGCCGCCAGCGCCGACTCGATGATCCGCTCCAGCGCGGCCAGCCGCTCCGGGAAGATCGCGTCCCAGAACGCCTCCCGGGTCGGGAAGTGGTTGTACAGCGTGCCGATGCTGACCCCGGCCTGCCGGGCGATCTCCTCCAGCGGCGCGTCCAGGCCACGCTCGCCGAAGAGCCGGGTGGCGGCGGTGAGCAGCTTCGCGCGGTTGCGGGCCGCGTCGGCCCGCAGGGGTTTGGGGGGAGTGCCGGGTGCGGGTGCGGGCTGGTGCATGGCTTCATCATAAGGAACTTGAGACAGGCCTCAGGTTGAGTGCTACGGTCGAAGGGAAGTTGAGGACGCCCTCAAGTTCTCCGCGTCCGTCTCTCCGCGTCCGTCTCTCTGTCCGTTTCTCCATGTCTGTTTCTCCGCGTCCGTGCACCCGTCCGTCCTAGAAGGGCACCGTCATGTCCACACCCAAGGTCGCCGTCGTCATCGGCGTCGGACCCGGCCTCGGCATGTCCGTCGCGCATCGCTTCGGCCGCGAGGGGTACGCCCTGGCGCTGGTCTCCCGCAGCGACACCCGGCACGCCGACTACGTCGCCTCGCTCGCGGCGGCGGGGATCGACGCCGGGTCGTACGTCGCCGATGTGCGCGACAGCGAGCGTCTCGGGGCGGTGCTCGACGCCGTCGCGGAGCGGTACGGGCACATCGACGCCGTCTACTACGGCCCGGGTGCCCTCGATCTCGACGCGCGCCCCGAATCGATCACCGAGACCGACTCGGCGGGCGTCCGGGAGGCTATGAGCTGGATGTATCCGGCCGTCGACGTGGTGAACAAGGTGCTGCCCGGCATGGTCGAGCGCGGTGACGGAGTGCTGGTCTTCGCGGGCGGGCTCAGTGCCGTGGTGCCGATGCCCACGCTCGGCGCGCTCGCCGTGTCCTCGGCCGCCCTGCGCAACTACGCCCTGACCCTCAACGCCGCGCTCGCCGACCGGAAGATCTACGTCGGCAACCTGGTCATCGGCGGACTCATCGAGCGCGGTGACATCCATCAACTGCTGACGGCTCACCCGGAGCGCTTCGGGAACATCGGTGAGCGGACCCTGAACCCCGACGAACTCGCCGACGCCGCCTGGGAGTTGGCGGCGCGGCGAGATCGGGCGGAGGCGACGTTCAGCGTGCTCGGGTGAGGAGCCGCGACCGGGTCGACCGGGTCAGCCCCGGTCGCCGCCGAAGCGCTCCTTGTACGTCTCCAGGTCCTCGTCCGTGAGCTTCGCGAAGAGGACCGGCGGGACGGTGAAGGGGGTGCCCGCGGGGACGGCGGACAGCGACTTCGCCTCGTCCGACGACACCCACGTCGCCGTGTCGTCCGGCAACGCGAACGCCGCGCGCATCGCCGCCGAGGACGCCGGGATGAAGGGTTCCGAGACCACCGCGTAGAGGTGGATCAGGTTCATCGCGGTGCGCAGCGTGAGGGCCGCGGCCTCCGGGTCGGTCTTGATCTCCAGCCAGGGGGCCTTCTCCTCCAGGTAGGAGTTGCCCGCCGACCACAGGGCGCGCAGCGCCGCCGCGGCCTTGCGGAACTGGAGGGCCTCCATCTGGGTCTCGTACTCGGCGAGCAGCTCGGCGGTCTGCTCGCCCAGCCTCGTCTCGGGCTCGCCGGCCGCCGCGCCCGCCGGGACCTCGTCGCCGAAGCGCTTCTTCGAGAAGGACAGGACGCGGTTGACGAAGTTGCCGAGGGTGTCGGCCAGGTCCTTGTTCACCGTGGCGGTGAAGTGCTCCCAGGTGAAGGACGAGTCGTCGGACTCGGGGGCGTTGGCGATCAGGAAGTAGCGCCAGTAGTCCGCGGGGAGGATGTCCAGGGCCTGGTCGGTGAAGACACCGCGCTTCTGGCTCGTGGAGAACTTTCCGCCGTAGTACGTCAGCCAGTTGAAGGCCTTGACGTAGTCGACCTTCTTCCACGGCTCGCGGACGCCGAGCTGGGTGGCCGGGAACATCACCGTGTGGAACGGGACGTTGTCCTTCGCCATGAACTCCGTGTAGCGGACGGTCGCGTCCGCCTCGTACCACCAGGACTTCCAGTCGCGGGTCTCACCCTCGGGTGCCGCGTCCGACCATTCCTTCGTCGCGCCGATGTACTCGATCGGGGCGTCGAACCAGACGTAGAAGACCTTGCCCTCCGCCGCCAGCTCGGGCCAGGTGTCGGCGGGGACCGGGATGCCCCAGTCCAGGTCGCGGGTGATCGCGCGGTCGTGCAGGCCCTCGGTGAGCCACTTGCGGGCGATGGAGGAGGCGAGCTGCGGCCACTCCTCCTCGTGCGCGGCCACCCACTCCTCGACCTCGTGCTGGAGCTTCGACTGGAGGAGGAAGAGGTGCTTGGTCTCCCTGACCTCGAGGTCGGTCGAGCCCGAGATCGCGGACCGGGGGTTGATGAGGTCCGTGGGGTCCAGGACGCGGGTGCAGTTCTCGCACTGGTCGCCGCGGGCCTTGTCGTAGCCGCAGTGGGGGCACGTGCCCTCGACGTAGCGGTCCGGGAGGAAGCGGCCGTCGGTGGGCGAGTACACCTGGCGGATCGCGCGCTCTTCGATGAAGCCGTTCTCGTTGAGGCGGCGGGCGAAGTGCTGGGTGATCTCCAGGTTCTGCGGGGAGGAGCTGCGGCCGAAGTAGTCGAAGGCCAGCGCGAAGCCGTCGTAGACCGCCTTCTGCGCGTCGTGCGCCTGGGCGCAGAACTCGGCTACGGGGATGCCCTGTTCCTTCGCGGCCAGCTCGGCCGGGGTGCCGTGTTCGTCCGTCGCGCAGATGTACAGGACGTCGTGGCCGCGCTGGCGGAGGTAGCGGGAGTACACGTCCGCCGGGAGCATGGACCCCACCATGTTGCCCAGGTGCTTGATCCCGTTGATGTACGGAAGGGCGCTGGTGATGAGGTGTCGAGCCATTGGAGGGCTGCTCCCAGGTCGGTGTGCTGCTGTTGCCGCGAACCTTGAAATCGTAGCCGACATGGGTGTGCCGCCCGCCTCCCGTTTTACGGGGTGGGAGGGGCTGCGGTGACTGGCTGAAAAGGGCTCGTGGAGATGTCGGCCCCCTATCCCGGAGCGGTTGTCGTCAGCACCCTGGCATCCACCACTGGACGGTGGAGGGGGCGGCCCATGGGGCTTGGCACGGATTTCGAGCACGTCGACGAGAGCGCCGAAGGCCTG from Streptomyces sp. NBC_01478 includes the following:
- a CDS encoding TetR/AcrR family transcriptional regulator, producing MHQPAPAPGTPPKPLRADAARNRAKLLTAATRLFGERGLDAPLEEIARQAGVSIGTLYNHFPTREAFWDAIFPERLAALERIIESALAAPDPWDGFVGYLEGLFALQAEDHGLNDALAQRFRPAGEVEQACHRGFRRAELIIQRARDSGQLRPDFQPEDLVTLIWAMSQVIRESMAIAPDAWRRCLAFFLDGLRAGAAHPIAVPPLAQGQLSEVMRAR
- a CDS encoding SDR family NAD(P)-dependent oxidoreductase, producing the protein MSTPKVAVVIGVGPGLGMSVAHRFGREGYALALVSRSDTRHADYVASLAAAGIDAGSYVADVRDSERLGAVLDAVAERYGHIDAVYYGPGALDLDARPESITETDSAGVREAMSWMYPAVDVVNKVLPGMVERGDGVLVFAGGLSAVVPMPTLGALAVSSAALRNYALTLNAALADRKIYVGNLVIGGLIERGDIHQLLTAHPERFGNIGERTLNPDELADAAWELAARRDRAEATFSVLG
- the metG gene encoding methionine--tRNA ligase — protein: MARHLITSALPYINGIKHLGNMVGSMLPADVYSRYLRQRGHDVLYICATDEHGTPAELAAKEQGIPVAEFCAQAHDAQKAVYDGFALAFDYFGRSSSPQNLEITQHFARRLNENGFIEERAIRQVYSPTDGRFLPDRYVEGTCPHCGYDKARGDQCENCTRVLDPTDLINPRSAISGSTDLEVRETKHLFLLQSKLQHEVEEWVAAHEEEWPQLASSIARKWLTEGLHDRAITRDLDWGIPVPADTWPELAAEGKVFYVWFDAPIEYIGATKEWSDAAPEGETRDWKSWWYEADATVRYTEFMAKDNVPFHTVMFPATQLGVREPWKKVDYVKAFNWLTYYGGKFSTSQKRGVFTDQALDILPADYWRYFLIANAPESDDSSFTWEHFTATVNKDLADTLGNFVNRVLSFSKKRFGDEVPAGAAAGEPETRLGEQTAELLAEYETQMEALQFRKAAAALRALWSAGNSYLEEKAPWLEIKTDPEAAALTLRTAMNLIHLYAVVSEPFIPASSAAMRAAFALPDDTATWVSSDEAKSLSAVPAGTPFTVPPVLFAKLTDEDLETYKERFGGDRG